In Edaphobacter paludis, a single window of DNA contains:
- a CDS encoding ATP-binding protein: MSDLIQSVQATPAATISDALFAKLRTVSILSTLNDEELRCLEGAEEITLQKDDLLAKQGEVAHYFWILLEGELRVLQTVADGKEMSLAPIPAGTAFGEVPLLSNTPNLVSVRALEPSRLLQFDEEAFWKLMTTCPGVRKSILGNMALRIQKLQSIAVQQEKMASLGTLAAGLMHELNNPGAAARRAASQLRENLMRIHELTAKFSRIELSHQQKQCMFDLQEHALRSKQPLHMNSLEQSDAEEALAEWMEQANIENAWKMAPTLVSIGIDAEELKCARQEFPGATFTDALSWLAALVSSMQLVNTIEESIGRVTDLVLAVKSYAYEGKGPRQTIDINNSIHATLVILGHKFREKEITVEKNLAADLPVFQAICSGLNQIWTNLLDNAIDAASPHGRIKVRTWIEKTLNDGRPEICISISDNGSGIPAECQAHIFDPFYTTKPMGVGTGIGLGIVHRIVEQNGGTIRFASEPGNTEFVVRLPIDNIQPPEQAS, from the coding sequence ATGAGCGACCTAATCCAATCCGTTCAGGCAACACCAGCCGCCACAATAAGCGATGCCCTCTTCGCCAAATTGCGCACGGTCTCCATTCTCTCGACCTTGAACGACGAAGAGTTGCGCTGCCTTGAAGGCGCGGAAGAGATCACTCTACAAAAAGACGATCTGCTCGCAAAACAGGGCGAAGTTGCCCATTACTTCTGGATCTTGCTGGAAGGTGAACTGCGCGTGCTGCAAACAGTCGCCGACGGAAAGGAAATGAGCCTTGCGCCCATTCCGGCCGGAACAGCATTTGGTGAAGTGCCGTTGCTTTCAAATACGCCTAATCTCGTAAGCGTTCGCGCATTGGAGCCATCCCGTCTGCTGCAATTCGATGAGGAGGCCTTCTGGAAGTTGATGACGACCTGCCCGGGTGTACGCAAGTCCATCCTGGGAAACATGGCGTTGCGGATTCAGAAGTTGCAGAGCATTGCTGTTCAGCAGGAGAAGATGGCGTCGCTCGGCACCCTCGCCGCGGGCCTGATGCACGAGTTGAACAACCCTGGAGCTGCTGCTCGCCGGGCCGCCTCCCAACTCCGGGAAAACCTGATGCGCATACACGAACTCACCGCAAAGTTCAGCCGTATCGAACTAAGCCACCAGCAGAAACAGTGTATGTTCGATCTGCAGGAACACGCGCTTCGATCCAAGCAGCCCCTGCATATGAATTCGCTCGAACAGAGCGATGCGGAAGAGGCACTGGCCGAATGGATGGAGCAAGCCAATATCGAGAACGCCTGGAAGATGGCACCGACCCTCGTGTCGATCGGCATCGATGCTGAGGAGTTGAAATGCGCGCGCCAGGAGTTTCCCGGCGCCACTTTCACCGACGCTCTAAGTTGGCTGGCCGCGCTTGTCTCCAGCATGCAACTCGTCAATACGATCGAAGAGAGCATTGGTCGCGTCACCGATCTTGTCCTTGCCGTGAAGTCCTACGCCTACGAAGGGAAAGGGCCGCGTCAGACCATCGACATCAACAACAGTATCCATGCGACTCTCGTAATCCTTGGCCACAAGTTTCGTGAGAAGGAGATTACGGTCGAGAAAAACCTGGCCGCCGATCTCCCGGTGTTTCAAGCGATTTGCTCCGGTCTCAATCAAATCTGGACCAACCTGCTCGACAACGCAATTGATGCGGCATCTCCGCATGGCCGGATCAAGGTGCGTACGTGGATTGAGAAAACGCTTAATGATGGACGCCCCGAAATCTGCATCAGCATCAGCGACAACGGCAGCGGAATCCCTGCTGAATGCCAGGCGCACATCTTCGATCCCTTCTATACAACCAAACCCATGGGCGTCGGTACAGGCATCGGCCTCGGCATCGTTCATCGCATCGTGGAGCAGAATGGCGGGACGATTCGCTTCGCATCCGAACCCGGCAACACTGAGTTCGTTGTTCGGCTTCCCATTGACAACATTCAGCCACCAGAGCAGGCTAGCTAA
- a CDS encoding glycoside hydrolase family 3 C-terminal domain-containing protein → MEFSAFFKGLTISSLSAVLALASFGPQQAQGQKQPDTAKMPWMNKALSPDQRADMVLSQMTLDEKIQMVHGTGWGVLRAGDPIAPGSNFGAGYMLGIERLGIPGINMADSAVGIRMAAIQSRYATLLPSTLGAAASWDPDAGFLYGSVIGREARAQGFNMSIGGGLDITREPRNGRNFEYAGEDPVLAGVMTGELARGVKSEHVMSDIKHYALNDQETGRTVVNVLLDKRSMRESDLLAFEIAIGIAKPSAVMCSYNLVDGDHACENDYLLNQVLKKDWGFKGFVVSDWSATHSTVKAALNGLDQDMPGDDNYFSDPLKKAVEDGQVPAARLDNMVHRILRSMFDAGVIDNPPVRSVVDPFRGRDDAQHIAEESIVLLKNSGDILPLKADPSTSIAIIGSHADVGVVSGGGSAQVDAPGGNVIDPKPGPSPWGQTIYFPSSPLRYIRAKSPQSNVQYIDGKDNTAAARLAKSSSLAIVFVTQPMREGVDAPTLSLPDNQDALVEAVAAANPNTIVVLETGGPVTMPWAQQVKGIVEMWYPGIGGAQALSNILFGDVNPSGKLAVTFAKSDAQLPHPTVPGLEAKVKTTGDDQHHEVAPFDLKYTAGAAVGYKWFEETHKQPLFPFGFGLSYTTFAYSSLTVDDATRTAHFTVKNTGQREGTEIAQLYVALPPAAKEHFKRLAGWQRVELAPGESKTVSLTLNPLYLSIFDTAKDAWQLLPGDYKVMAGASSSDTPLNATLHVQP, encoded by the coding sequence ATGGAATTTTCCGCCTTTTTCAAGGGTCTAACGATCTCTTCCCTCTCCGCTGTACTGGCTCTCGCGTCCTTTGGGCCTCAGCAGGCGCAAGGTCAAAAACAGCCAGACACTGCAAAGATGCCATGGATGAATAAAGCGCTGTCCCCCGACCAGCGGGCCGATATGGTGCTTAGTCAGATGACGCTGGACGAAAAGATTCAGATGGTGCACGGCACCGGCTGGGGAGTTCTGCGGGCGGGCGATCCCATCGCTCCAGGCTCGAACTTCGGCGCAGGCTATATGCTAGGCATCGAGCGCCTCGGAATTCCCGGCATCAACATGGCCGACTCCGCCGTCGGCATCCGCATGGCCGCTATTCAGAGCCGCTACGCCACGCTACTGCCCTCCACCCTCGGAGCTGCCGCAAGCTGGGATCCCGATGCAGGCTTCCTCTATGGATCGGTCATTGGCCGTGAGGCCCGCGCCCAGGGATTCAATATGTCCATTGGCGGTGGTCTCGACATCACCCGTGAACCACGCAACGGACGCAACTTCGAGTATGCCGGCGAAGATCCGGTTCTCGCCGGCGTCATGACCGGAGAACTCGCGCGCGGCGTCAAATCCGAGCATGTGATGAGCGACATCAAGCACTACGCGCTCAATGATCAGGAGACAGGACGAACCGTCGTGAACGTTCTGCTCGACAAGCGTTCCATGCGCGAGTCCGATCTGCTCGCCTTCGAGATTGCCATCGGAATAGCGAAGCCGTCAGCCGTGATGTGCTCGTACAACCTCGTCGATGGCGACCACGCCTGCGAAAACGACTATCTGCTCAATCAGGTTTTGAAGAAGGATTGGGGCTTCAAGGGCTTTGTCGTCTCCGACTGGAGCGCGACCCACAGCACGGTCAAAGCAGCGCTGAACGGGCTCGATCAGGACATGCCCGGCGACGACAACTACTTCAGCGACCCGCTCAAGAAGGCCGTTGAAGACGGCCAGGTTCCCGCTGCCCGTCTCGATAACATGGTGCACCGCATCCTGCGCAGCATGTTCGATGCCGGCGTCATCGATAACCCGCCGGTGCGCAGCGTAGTCGATCCCTTCCGTGGCCGCGACGACGCTCAGCACATCGCCGAAGAGAGCATCGTCCTGCTCAAGAACTCCGGCGACATTCTACCTCTGAAGGCTGATCCTTCTACTTCAATTGCAATCATCGGCTCACACGCCGACGTAGGCGTCGTCTCCGGCGGCGGCTCCGCGCAGGTCGACGCACCCGGCGGCAACGTGATCGATCCGAAACCCGGCCCATCGCCTTGGGGTCAGACTATCTACTTCCCTTCGTCTCCTCTCCGCTACATCCGCGCGAAATCTCCGCAGAGTAACGTCCAGTACATCGACGGCAAGGACAACACCGCAGCAGCCCGCCTAGCCAAATCCTCCAGCCTCGCTATCGTCTTCGTTACGCAACCCATGCGCGAAGGTGTGGACGCGCCAACCCTGTCCCTGCCCGACAACCAGGACGCTCTGGTCGAGGCGGTGGCTGCAGCCAACCCCAACACCATCGTCGTGCTTGAGACTGGCGGCCCGGTCACCATGCCGTGGGCGCAGCAGGTCAAAGGAATCGTCGAGATGTGGTATCCCGGCATCGGAGGGGCACAAGCTCTCTCCAACATTCTCTTCGGCGATGTAAACCCTTCGGGCAAACTCGCCGTTACCTTCGCAAAAAGCGACGCTCAGCTACCGCACCCCACCGTTCCGGGTCTCGAAGCAAAGGTAAAAACGACCGGTGACGATCAGCACCACGAGGTCGCTCCATTCGATCTCAAGTACACCGCAGGAGCGGCGGTGGGCTACAAGTGGTTCGAGGAGACCCACAAGCAGCCGCTCTTCCCGTTCGGCTTCGGGCTCTCGTACACCACCTTTGCCTACTCCAGCCTGACGGTCGATGACGCCACGCGCACCGCACACTTCACCGTCAAAAACACCGGCCAGCGTGAGGGCACGGAGATCGCGCAGCTTTACGTCGCTCTTCCTCCCGCTGCGAAGGAGCACTTCAAGCGGCTCGCAGGATGGCAGCGTGTCGAGCTTGCGCCGGGCGAATCGAAGACCGTGAGCCTCACCCTGAACCCGCTCTACCTCTCCATCTTCGACACCGCCAAAGATGCATGGCAGCTACTGCCGGGCGACTACAAGGTGATGGCCGGAGCGTCATCCAGCGACACACCGCTGAACGCCACACTCCACGTTCAGCCGTAG
- a CDS encoding type II secretion system protein, whose amino-acid sequence MGVPRPVGEDVCPRRWSNSQSGLTLVELIITVAIVAILASAAIPIARFQVKREKERELRRDLWEMRDAIDHYYDAAVKGGIQTKVDSMNYPPDLQTLVDGVDIQDKKVKFLRRIPIDPMTNSTDWGLRSNQDDPDSTSFGGQNVFDVYTKSDGTALDGTKYNTW is encoded by the coding sequence GATGTGTGTCCTCGCCGGTGGAGCAACTCACAATCCGGGCTTACGCTCGTCGAACTGATCATCACCGTGGCGATCGTTGCCATCCTCGCGTCCGCCGCCATTCCCATTGCACGGTTTCAGGTCAAACGTGAAAAGGAGCGCGAACTGCGCCGCGATCTTTGGGAGATGCGTGACGCCATCGACCACTATTACGATGCAGCCGTCAAAGGGGGCATCCAGACCAAGGTCGATAGCATGAACTACCCGCCCGATCTCCAAACCCTTGTCGATGGCGTCGATATTCAGGACAAGAAGGTCAAGTTCCTCCGCCGCATTCCCATCGATCCTATGACGAACTCGACCGACTGGGGCTTGCGCTCGAACCAGGACGATCCTGATTCGACTTCCTTCGGAGGCCAGAATGTCTTCGATGTCTATACGAAGAGTGACGGCACCGCACTGGACGGTACAAAATACAACACATGGTAG
- a CDS encoding prepilin-type N-terminal cleavage/methylation domain-containing protein — translation MHPIRATRRSEQGFTLLELMIVMVVIGLLAAIAIPSYTNNIRNAREAVLKEDLHTMRTAIDSYTVDKQKAPQSLDDLVQAGYLKTMPVDPFTHRSDTWVPVEGSDMSTTDQTDSGIDDVHSGAPGAGSDGTSYSTW, via the coding sequence ATGCATCCAATCCGCGCAACACGTCGCTCCGAGCAAGGCTTCACGCTGCTCGAACTCATGATCGTTATGGTGGTGATTGGACTACTGGCGGCCATCGCTATTCCTTCGTATACGAACAATATCCGCAATGCGAGGGAGGCGGTGCTGAAGGAAGACCTGCACACGATGCGCACGGCGATTGATTCCTATACCGTCGACAAGCAAAAAGCTCCGCAGTCGCTGGACGACCTGGTTCAGGCGGGTTATCTCAAGACCATGCCGGTCGATCCCTTCACTCACCGGAGCGATACCTGGGTTCCCGTCGAAGGCAGCGATATGTCGACTACTGACCAGACCGACTCGGGCATAGACGACGTGCACAGTGGGGCTCCGGGGGCGGGTTCAGACGGCACCTCCTACTCCACCTGGTAG
- a CDS encoding VOC family protein encodes MPLTPFHIAFPVDDLDAARLFYGTTLGCAEGRSLTQWIDFDLFGHQIVAHLKPESSNRNRHSNPVDGHEVPIPHFGVVLSMDQWQALADRLRNAGIRFIIEPYIRFKGEVGEQATMFFLDPAGNALEFKAFADLKQLFAK; translated from the coding sequence GTGCCTTTGACTCCATTTCATATCGCCTTCCCCGTAGACGACCTCGATGCCGCCCGTCTGTTCTACGGAACGACGCTGGGCTGTGCCGAGGGCCGTAGTTTAACTCAGTGGATCGACTTCGATCTCTTCGGCCATCAGATCGTCGCTCACCTGAAGCCTGAATCTAGCAATCGCAATCGACATTCCAACCCTGTGGACGGACACGAGGTGCCCATTCCTCACTTCGGCGTTGTCCTCTCGATGGACCAGTGGCAGGCGCTGGCCGACCGACTCCGCAATGCAGGCATCCGCTTCATCATCGAACCATATATTCGGTTCAAGGGCGAGGTCGGCGAACAGGCCACCATGTTCTTCCTTGACCCCGCCGGCAATGCGCTGGAGTTCAAGGCCTTTGCCGACCTCAAACAGCTTTTTGCAAAATAG